One Archangium lipolyticum DNA segment encodes these proteins:
- a CDS encoding cbb3-type cytochrome c oxidase N-terminal domain-containing protein: MSSNDKSGVLHVYDGIEEMDNHLPRWWLFILWATLIFGFGYWYYYHVTGMGPGSLEVYKAEAAEAARLAASNKPVSDDTLLALMQDSQSVDLGKAQFQQQCASCHGQKGEGLIGPNLTDTFWLHGGKPVAIHKTVSEGVVTKGMPAWERTLGAERVRAIVAYVLTLKNTNVAGKAPQGEPEQ, encoded by the coding sequence ATGAGCTCGAATGACAAATCGGGCGTTCTCCACGTCTACGACGGCATCGAGGAGATGGACAACCACCTGCCCCGGTGGTGGTTGTTCATCCTCTGGGCCACCCTCATCTTCGGCTTCGGCTATTGGTACTACTACCACGTGACGGGCATGGGCCCGGGCTCGCTGGAGGTGTACAAGGCCGAGGCCGCCGAGGCCGCGCGCCTCGCGGCCTCCAACAAGCCCGTGTCCGACGACACGCTGCTCGCGCTGATGCAGGACTCCCAGTCGGTGGACCTGGGCAAGGCGCAGTTCCAGCAGCAGTGCGCCTCCTGCCACGGTCAGAAGGGCGAGGGCCTCATCGGTCCCAACCTCACGGACACCTTCTGGCTGCATGGCGGCAAGCCGGTGGCCATCCACAAGACGGTGTCCGAGGGCGTGGTGACCAAGGGTATGCCCGCCTGGGAACGCACCCTGGGCGCCGAACGCGTGCGCGCCATCGTCGCGTACGTGCTGACGCTCAAGAACACGAACGTGGCTGGCAAGGCTCCCCAGGGCGAGCCAGAGCAGTAG
- a CDS encoding CcoQ/FixQ family Cbb3-type cytochrome c oxidase assembly chaperone, with product MWKQFYEGMDLVHLPLFTLLLFFAVFLGVAAWVFLGRRGRDYDALARLPLAESGAVTSDPRGARTHHELE from the coding sequence ATGTGGAAACAATTCTACGAGGGGATGGACCTCGTCCATCTCCCGCTCTTCACCCTGCTTCTCTTCTTCGCTGTGTTCCTCGGCGTGGCCGCCTGGGTGTTCCTCGGGCGGAGGGGCCGGGACTACGACGCGCTGGCCCGGCTGCCGCTGGCCGAGTCGGGCGCGGTGACTTCCGACCCCCGCGGCGCGAGGACCCACCATGAGCTCGAATGA